One Erythrobacter aureus DNA segment encodes these proteins:
- a CDS encoding PepSY domain-containing protein — MGNQSVMQRFAKWHIWLGWLVGFPILMWTVTGLVMVIKPIEEVRGNHLRKEVPERALPADTQIAVSLPAESTKPVRSVTTQVESDETITRIAYMDGTIARFRPDGSTMGPLSDVEARLIVAAGIEGGDKVARTERFEAANVPFDFRRPVPVWQVVLEDGTHVYVGTETGRIEAVRTRWWRVFDIAWGLHIMDLQTREDTSHPILILFAILSVIGAMFGSILMFRRRKARVGGAT, encoded by the coding sequence ATGGGCAATCAGAGCGTGATGCAGCGCTTCGCCAAATGGCATATATGGCTGGGATGGCTGGTGGGTTTCCCCATCTTGATGTGGACGGTGACCGGTCTCGTGATGGTGATCAAGCCGATCGAGGAAGTGCGCGGCAACCATTTGCGCAAGGAAGTGCCCGAACGCGCCCTGCCCGCCGACACGCAAATCGCCGTCTCGCTACCGGCCGAAAGCACCAAGCCTGTCCGCTCGGTCACGACGCAGGTAGAAAGCGACGAGACCATCACGCGGATCGCCTATATGGACGGCACCATTGCCCGCTTTCGCCCCGATGGCAGTACAATGGGGCCGCTATCCGATGTCGAGGCACGGCTGATCGTGGCGGCAGGGATCGAGGGTGGTGACAAGGTCGCACGAACCGAACGCTTCGAGGCCGCCAATGTCCCGTTCGACTTCCGCCGCCCGGTGCCGGTCTGGCAGGTCGTGCTGGAAGACGGGACCCATGTCTATGTCGGCACCGAGACAGGACGGATCGAAGCGGTGCGCACGCGCTGGTGGAGAGTTTTCGATATCGCCTGGGGACTGCACATCATGGATCTGCAAACGCGTGAAGACACCAGCCACCCGATCCTGATCCTGTTTGCCATCCTGTCTGTCATCGGTGCGATGTTCGGCTCCATCCTGATGTTTCGCCGCCGCAAGGCGCGCGTCGGAGGGGCCACATGA
- the rpsK gene encoding 30S ribosomal protein S11 gives MAREPGRVRRRDKKNISSGVAHINASFNNTMITITDAQGNAISWSSAGMMGFKGSRKSTPYAAQVAADDAGRKAAEHGVRTLEVEVKGPGSGRESALRGLAAVGFTITSIRDVTPIPHNGVRPSKRRRV, from the coding sequence ATGGCACGCGAACCCGGCCGCGTTAGGCGCCGCGACAAAAAGAACATTTCGAGCGGCGTTGCGCACATCAACGCCAGCTTCAACAACACGATGATCACCATCACCGACGCGCAGGGCAATGCGATCAGCTGGTCCAGCGCCGGCATGATGGGCTTCAAGGGCAGCCGTAAGTCGACTCCCTATGCCGCGCAGGTCGCCGCCGACGACGCAGGCCGCAAGGCTGCCGAACACGGCGTGCGCACCCTCGAAGTCGAAGTGAAGGGTCCGGGCTCGGGCCGTGAAAGCGCGCTGCGCGGTCTCGCTGCAGTGGGCTTCACCATCACTTCGATCCGTGACGTGACGCCGATCCCGCATAACGGGGTCCGTCCTTCCAAGCGTCGTCGCGTCTGA
- a CDS encoding adenylate kinase, giving the protein MDIILLGPPGAGKGTQAQRLVEHHGMRQLSTGDMLRETRKADTDLGRKVADIMDSGGLVSDEIVSAMIDAKLSDMGPEVGAIFDGYPRTAAQADQLDEILARHGRKLDHVIELEVDEDALVERITGRFTCANCGEGYHDVFKQPKQEGVCDKCGSTEFKRRPDDNEETVRTRMQEYRGKTAPILPGYEARDIVTRVDGMASIEDVTQAIDAILAG; this is encoded by the coding sequence ATGGACATTATCCTCCTCGGCCCTCCGGGCGCCGGCAAGGGAACACAGGCGCAGCGATTGGTCGAGCACCATGGCATGCGTCAGCTTTCGACTGGCGACATGCTGCGCGAAACGCGCAAGGCCGATACCGATCTGGGACGCAAGGTTGCGGACATCATGGATTCGGGCGGTCTGGTCTCGGACGAGATCGTGTCGGCAATGATCGACGCCAAGCTGTCGGACATGGGACCCGAGGTGGGCGCGATCTTCGATGGATATCCGCGCACCGCCGCGCAGGCCGATCAGCTCGACGAAATCCTCGCCAGGCACGGGCGCAAGCTCGACCACGTGATCGAGCTCGAAGTGGACGAAGACGCGCTCGTAGAGCGTATCACCGGCCGGTTTACCTGCGCCAATTGCGGCGAGGGCTATCACGATGTCTTCAAGCAGCCCAAGCAGGAAGGCGTGTGCGACAAATGTGGTTCGACCGAGTTCAAGCGCCGCCCGGACGACAATGAGGAAACCGTCCGCACCCGTATGCAGGAATACCGTGGGAAGACCGCGCCGATTCTGCCGGGCTACGAGGCGCGCGATATCGTGACACGGGTCGACGGCATGGCCTCGATCGAAGACGTCACCCAGGCAATCGACGCGATCCTGGCGGGCTGA
- the secY gene encoding preprotein translocase subunit SecY — protein MASRADNIASNMSLANFSKATELKNRIWFTIGALIVFRFLSFVPLPGVNPLILSDLYDQTRGGILDMFNTFSGGSLERMSLIALGVMPYITASIVVQLAAALHPTLAALKKEGTVGRQKLNQYTRYGTVFLCAIQGWFLASGLESFGAQSGMQAVVDPGVMFRVGAVISLVGGTMFLLWLGEQITSRGIGNGVSLIIMAGIVAQFPTFVSNLGSGYSEGSIATGIIVGLIAMVVILILVICFMERAQRRLLIQYPKRATQRGMMQADRSHLPLKLNTAGVIPPIFASSLLLLPLTITQFAGNSVDTDTTAGGVLQTTLQYLQHGQPLYMALYALGIIFFCFFYTAIVFNPEETAENLKKNGGFIPGIRPGKRTEEYLDYVLTRITVIGAIYLTLVCVVPEYMIAQTGVPLFLGGTSLLIVVNVTVDTISQIQSHLLAHQYGDLIKKAKLKGRVR, from the coding sequence ATGGCATCACGCGCCGACAATATCGCGAGCAACATGAGTCTCGCTAATTTCTCCAAGGCCACCGAGCTGAAGAACCGTATCTGGTTCACTATCGGTGCCCTGATCGTCTTCCGCTTCCTGAGCTTCGTTCCGCTCCCGGGTGTGAACCCGCTGATCCTGAGCGACCTCTACGATCAGACGCGCGGCGGCATCCTGGACATGTTCAATACGTTTTCGGGCGGCAGCCTGGAGCGGATGAGCCTCATCGCGCTCGGCGTCATGCCTTACATTACCGCCTCGATCGTCGTGCAGTTGGCCGCGGCTCTCCATCCGACGCTGGCCGCGCTCAAGAAAGAGGGCACCGTCGGGCGGCAGAAGCTCAATCAGTACACGCGCTATGGCACGGTGTTCCTGTGCGCGATCCAGGGCTGGTTCCTGGCGTCGGGGCTGGAAAGCTTCGGGGCGCAGAGCGGGATGCAGGCGGTGGTCGATCCGGGCGTCATGTTCCGCGTCGGCGCGGTCATCAGTCTCGTCGGCGGCACGATGTTCCTGCTGTGGCTGGGTGAACAGATCACCAGCCGGGGTATCGGCAACGGCGTTTCGCTCATCATCATGGCGGGCATCGTGGCCCAGTTCCCGACCTTCGTTTCGAACCTGGGTTCGGGCTATTCGGAAGGTTCGATCGCCACCGGTATCATCGTCGGCCTGATCGCCATGGTCGTGATCCTGATCCTCGTGATCTGCTTCATGGAACGCGCGCAGCGCCGCCTGCTGATCCAGTATCCCAAGCGCGCGACGCAGCGCGGCATGATGCAGGCGGATCGCTCGCACTTGCCGCTCAAGCTCAACACTGCCGGCGTTATCCCGCCGATCTTCGCCAGCTCGTTGCTGCTGCTGCCGCTGACGATCACGCAGTTCGCCGGTAATTCGGTCGATACCGACACGACGGCGGGCGGGGTGCTGCAAACCACGCTGCAATATCTGCAGCATGGCCAGCCGCTTTATATGGCGCTCTATGCGCTGGGCATCATCTTCTTCTGTTTCTTCTACACCGCGATCGTCTTCAATCCTGAAGAGACCGCGGAGAATCTGAAGAAGAACGGCGGCTTCATTCCCGGCATCCGTCCGGGCAAGCGCACCGAGGAATATCTCGATTACGTGTTGACGCGCATCACCGTGATCGGGGCGATTTACCTGACGCTTGTTTGTGTGGTGCCCGAATATATGATCGCGCAGACCGGCGTGCCGCTGTTTCTCGGCGGGACCAGCCTGCTCATCGTGGTGAATGTGACGGTGGATACCATCAGTCAGATACAATCGCATCTGCTGGCACACCAGTATGGCGATCTCATCAAAAAGGCGAAGTTGAAGGGGCGCGTGCGTTAA
- a CDS encoding SRPBCC family protein gives MRRPATVFALAAMVAAAPLSAKVADTSANGFVTQNVAEVAATPLETWLALIKPGDWWNDAHTWSGDAANMTLTPQAGGCFCERVPGEDREDGFSLDGSAGHMSVIQAYPLKSLRMRGGLGPLQGEPATGVLTVTLEEINGGTRIRWEYVVGGYMRYDVETIAKAVDGVMSQQLAGLRDHLGALEGEASEPEPVEDPEEEPSIETQIDALQGAE, from the coding sequence ATGCGTCGTCCCGCCACCGTTTTTGCATTAGCCGCGATGGTGGCTGCCGCCCCGCTTTCGGCGAAGGTAGCCGACACGAGCGCCAACGGCTTTGTCACACAGAACGTTGCCGAAGTGGCCGCGACGCCGCTGGAAACCTGGCTGGCGCTGATCAAGCCGGGTGACTGGTGGAACGATGCTCACACATGGTCGGGCGATGCCGCCAATATGACGCTTACGCCGCAGGCGGGCGGCTGCTTTTGCGAGCGTGTCCCGGGCGAGGATCGTGAAGACGGTTTTTCCCTGGACGGCAGCGCAGGGCACATGTCCGTCATCCAGGCCTATCCGCTCAAGAGCCTGCGCATGCGTGGTGGCCTGGGGCCGCTACAGGGTGAACCGGCAACAGGCGTCCTCACGGTGACACTCGAGGAAATCAATGGCGGCACGCGTATTCGTTGGGAATATGTCGTGGGCGGATATATGCGCTACGATGTCGAGACCATCGCCAAGGCTGTCGATGGCGTGATGAGCCAACAGCTTGCGGGGCTCCGCGATCATCTCGGTGCTTTGGAGGGTGAGGCATCGGAGCCGGAGCCGGTCGAGGATCCCGAAGAGGAGCCCAGCATCGAAACGCAGATCGACGCGCTTCAAGGGGCGGAATGA
- a CDS encoding serine hydrolase domain-containing protein: MIRHNLAAAALLASVPLAAQSTTQDEIEVRYDRALAAGYKALFLCSAIANAERNGATRTPESVEAWELTGIQAPLNSIIDDLPYRIHRDGSGELHSVSVEWTDDALPRMAVHNSRRGCSQLPIGGAPLPIVTKRPALQRDRAALLAPGTTLSASFAKAFGSTYGEGTRTTAVLAMRDGQVLGEVYATDFGPAVPQRTWSVAKSIAATLVGAAVHRGQADVANRAGLGLGLNDRRTGITIDHLLRMASGRYSDTPGNRTNPLYYGGSTVAETALHWPLVHEPGQVFRYANNDTLAAIKAIEEALEDHPPAQFFAQLDMRDTVAETDWRGDYILSSQVWSTARDLAKLGQLYLNDGVLPSGERVLPEGWAKYVSSPSGPQPDGAFGYGAGFWLLNKSEGVPSDTFAAMGNRGQFIVIVPSLNTVIVRRGEDAAGHRFDIAGFTRDVLESLGE, encoded by the coding sequence ATGATCAGACATAACTTGGCAGCCGCAGCGCTGCTCGCCTCCGTCCCGCTCGCCGCGCAGTCGACCACACAAGACGAAATCGAAGTGCGCTACGACCGTGCTCTCGCGGCAGGTTACAAGGCGCTGTTCCTGTGCAGCGCGATTGCCAATGCCGAACGCAACGGAGCGACGCGGACGCCCGAAAGCGTCGAGGCATGGGAACTAACCGGCATCCAGGCGCCGCTGAACAGCATCATCGATGACCTTCCCTACCGGATCCACCGCGATGGCTCTGGGGAGCTTCATAGCGTCTCGGTGGAATGGACCGACGACGCTCTCCCGCGCATGGCGGTGCATAATTCGCGCAGAGGGTGCTCGCAGCTTCCCATTGGCGGCGCTCCCTTGCCGATTGTCACGAAACGCCCCGCGCTCCAGCGTGACCGTGCAGCTCTTCTCGCCCCGGGCACGACACTTTCGGCGAGCTTCGCCAAGGCTTTCGGCTCCACTTACGGGGAAGGCACGCGTACGACCGCCGTGCTGGCGATGCGCGATGGACAAGTGCTGGGCGAGGTCTATGCAACCGATTTCGGGCCTGCAGTACCCCAGCGTACTTGGTCGGTCGCCAAAAGCATCGCCGCGACCCTTGTCGGCGCCGCGGTACACCGAGGGCAGGCCGACGTGGCGAATCGGGCGGGGCTTGGTCTCGGTTTGAACGATCGGCGCACAGGGATCACGATCGATCATCTTCTGCGGATGGCTTCGGGCCGTTATTCGGACACGCCGGGCAACCGTACCAATCCTCTTTATTACGGCGGCTCGACGGTAGCGGAGACGGCACTGCACTGGCCCTTGGTCCATGAGCCGGGCCAAGTCTTCCGCTACGCCAACAACGACACGCTCGCCGCGATCAAGGCGATCGAGGAAGCTCTCGAGGATCATCCGCCAGCGCAATTCTTCGCGCAGTTGGACATGCGCGATACCGTCGCGGAGACCGACTGGCGCGGCGATTACATTCTTTCGAGTCAGGTCTGGTCCACCGCGCGCGACTTGGCAAAGCTTGGCCAGCTTTATCTCAATGATGGGGTTTTACCGTCGGGTGAGCGTGTCCTGCCCGAAGGTTGGGCGAAGTATGTTTCGTCCCCTTCCGGCCCCCAGCCCGACGGCGCTTTCGGTTATGGAGCGGGCTTCTGGCTGCTCAACAAGTCCGAGGGCGTGCCTTCCGATACATTCGCGGCCATGGGGAATCGCGGGCAGTTCATCGTGATCGTCCCGAGCCTGAATACGGTCATCGTCCGGCGGGGCGAAGATGCCGCCGGGCACCGCTTCGATATCGCCGGTTTCACACGCGATGTTCTTGAAAGCCTTGGGGAATAG
- a CDS encoding amidase family protein — MTYPKLTKKPGAIETAAAISRGEMSPLEAVDAAIARIEHQDAHINAVAVTDFDRARETARAMTGQSATPDQPLFGVPMTIKESFDIAGLPTCWGHEEYANNIATRDAKVVSQLKAAGAIFLGKTNVPPDLADWQSNNPVYGRTNNPHDHERSPGGSSGGAAAAVASGMVPCEYGTDIGGSVRVPAHFCGVWGHKSSWGLVSKHGHDHPLMAGRDSHDGALSIAGPLARNAADLRLLIELTRTIPLSERNKPLADCRILVMLDHPSCPTDDAVRGPLEAVAAELTRAGVAIDRASELLPDLKAQQADYMRMLNVAMARGMPGPNGKRASATDWFDMLDTQTRNANAWAELFETYDFVLAPPAPVLAIPHREGRVFDGTVTINGTEQPGGSVLCWAGLATYPNLPATVLPVGETDGLPCGMQVISRRWADLDCIAAAEAIGTILHG; from the coding sequence ATGACCTATCCCAAGCTGACCAAAAAACCAGGCGCAATCGAAACGGCCGCCGCCATCAGCCGGGGCGAGATGTCGCCGCTGGAAGCGGTCGATGCCGCGATTGCCCGGATCGAGCATCAGGACGCGCATATCAACGCGGTGGCCGTGACCGATTTCGACCGCGCGCGCGAAACCGCACGGGCCATGACGGGCCAGTCCGCCACTCCCGACCAACCGCTGTTCGGCGTGCCGATGACGATCAAGGAAAGCTTCGACATCGCAGGTCTGCCGACCTGCTGGGGTCACGAGGAATACGCGAATAACATCGCCACCAGGGATGCCAAGGTCGTCAGCCAGCTCAAAGCGGCCGGAGCGATCTTTCTGGGCAAGACCAATGTCCCGCCGGATCTGGCCGACTGGCAATCGAACAATCCGGTCTATGGTCGCACCAACAATCCGCACGATCACGAACGCTCGCCCGGCGGGTCCTCCGGCGGAGCGGCGGCAGCGGTCGCGAGCGGGATGGTGCCGTGCGAATACGGCACCGATATCGGGGGCTCTGTCCGCGTGCCAGCGCATTTCTGCGGCGTCTGGGGACACAAGAGCAGTTGGGGCCTGGTCTCCAAGCATGGTCACGATCATCCACTGATGGCGGGTCGGGATTCCCATGATGGCGCGCTGTCGATTGCGGGGCCGCTGGCGCGCAACGCCGCCGATCTTCGGCTCCTGATCGAACTGACCCGGACCATCCCCCTATCTGAACGCAACAAACCGCTCGCGGATTGCCGCATCCTGGTGATGCTGGACCATCCCTCTTGCCCGACCGACGATGCGGTGCGCGGACCGCTCGAGGCGGTCGCCGCCGAACTCACACGGGCGGGGGTCGCGATCGACCGGGCGAGCGAACTTCTGCCCGACCTGAAGGCGCAACAAGCCGACTACATGCGCATGCTCAATGTCGCCATGGCGCGCGGAATGCCAGGTCCCAACGGCAAACGTGCCAGCGCGACCGATTGGTTCGACATGCTGGATACGCAGACGCGCAACGCAAACGCTTGGGCAGAGCTGTTCGAGACATACGACTTCGTGCTCGCCCCGCCCGCCCCCGTGCTCGCCATACCGCACCGCGAGGGGCGCGTTTTCGACGGGACGGTCACGATCAACGGCACCGAACAGCCCGGTGGGAGCGTGCTGTGCTGGGCGGGCCTCGCGACCTACCCCAACCTTCCCGCAACCGTCTTGCCTGTGGGCGAAACAGATGGCCTGCCTTGCGGCATGCAGGTCATCTCGCGCAGATGGGCGGATCTCGATTGCATCGCCGCGGCGGAGGCGATCGGCACGATCCTCCACGGCTAG
- the rpsM gene encoding 30S ribosomal protein S13, with protein sequence MARIAGVNIPTNKRVIIALTYIHGIGRTKAVEIADKLGIDHAARVQDLSDEEILRIRETIDEEHMVEGDLRRDTAMNIKRLMDLRSYRGLRHRAGLPVRGQRTHTNARTRKGKAKPIAGKKK encoded by the coding sequence GTGGCTCGTATTGCCGGGGTAAACATCCCCACCAACAAGCGCGTTATCATCGCGCTCACCTACATTCACGGTATCGGCCGTACCAAGGCCGTCGAGATCGCCGACAAGCTCGGCATCGATCACGCCGCGCGGGTTCAGGATCTGTCCGACGAGGAAATCCTGCGCATTCGCGAAACGATCGACGAAGAGCATATGGTCGAGGGCGACCTTCGCCGCGACACTGCGATGAACATCAAGCGTCTGATGGACCTGCGTTCCTATCGCGGCCTGCGTCACCGTGCCGGTCTGCCCGTTCGCGGCCAGCGCACTCACACCAACGCCCGTACCCGCAAGGGCAAGGCCAAGCCGATCGCCGGCAAGAAGAAGTAA
- the rplQ gene encoding 50S ribosomal protein L17: MRHKISGRKLQRKTGHRNAMFRNMAAALIKHEQIMTTLPKAKEMRPYLEKLITLAKRGGLSNRRLAMSRLQDETQLKKLFDVLAERYADREGGYTRVIKAGYRASDAAQMAVIELVDRDEDAKGQDSGPVMNDEDMEEA; this comes from the coding sequence ATGCGTCACAAGATTTCCGGCCGTAAGCTTCAGCGCAAGACCGGCCACCGCAACGCGATGTTCCGCAACATGGCTGCCGCGCTGATCAAGCACGAGCAGATCATGACCACGCTGCCCAAGGCGAAGGAAATGCGTCCGTACCTCGAGAAGCTGATCACGCTGGCCAAGCGTGGCGGCCTGTCGAACCGTCGCCTCGCCATGAGCCGCCTGCAGGACGAAACCCAGCTCAAGAAGCTGTTCGACGTGCTGGCCGAACGTTATGCCGACCGTGAAGGCGGCTATACCCGCGTGATCAAGGCCGGTTATCGCGCCAGCGACGCCGCCCAGATGGCCGTTATCGAACTGGTCGACCGCGACGAAGACGCCAAGGGCCAGGATTCGGGTCCCGTCATGAACGACGAGGACATGGAAGAAGCGTAA
- a CDS encoding trimeric intracellular cation channel family protein, whose amino-acid sequence MNAAVLTPLLDWLDLAGVAIFALTGALVAAKERQTFVTLAFFALLTGVGGGTVRDLLIGAPVFWIHDAWVAGVCLAIALFAWFTPTRWWEGRLLSIADGLGLAAYAVLGAAKALEYGLPPIPAALMGVITGCVGGIIRDVLAGRPSILMRPELYVTAAALSASVTVIGDWAGIIREWVWVAATGAGFGLRLAAIQWNLALPAYKRD is encoded by the coding sequence ATGAACGCTGCCGTGCTCACCCCCTTGCTGGACTGGCTGGACCTGGCCGGAGTGGCCATCTTCGCGCTGACCGGCGCCTTGGTCGCCGCAAAAGAACGCCAGACCTTCGTCACGCTGGCCTTTTTCGCACTGTTGACGGGTGTCGGTGGCGGGACGGTGCGCGATCTGCTCATCGGTGCGCCGGTCTTCTGGATCCACGATGCCTGGGTAGCCGGGGTGTGTCTGGCGATCGCGCTGTTCGCCTGGTTCACGCCCACCCGGTGGTGGGAAGGTCGTCTTCTCTCGATCGCCGATGGCCTCGGTCTCGCCGCTTACGCCGTGCTGGGCGCAGCCAAAGCGCTCGAATACGGCCTACCACCAATTCCAGCGGCGCTGATGGGCGTCATCACCGGCTGCGTCGGCGGGATCATTCGTGATGTTCTGGCCGGCCGACCGTCGATCCTCATGCGGCCCGAACTGTATGTGACTGCGGCGGCGCTTTCCGCCTCGGTTACCGTGATCGGGGATTGGGCCGGGATCATCCGCGAGTGGGTCTGGGTCGCAGCGACGGGAGCAGGTTTCGGCCTGCGCCTCGCTGCTATCCAATGGAACCTGGCGCTTCCCGCCTACAAGCGGGATTAG
- a CDS encoding DNA-directed RNA polymerase subunit alpha, with protein MSVNIKNWQELKKPNVLDIKESGDKARKATFVAEPLERGFGLTLGNALRRVLLSSLQGAAITSIKIENVLHEFSSLAGVREDVTDIVLNVKQIALKMEGEGMKRLQLSATGPGEVKAGDIAVSGDIEVMNKDLVICHLDEGATLNMELTADTGKGYRPAVMNRPADAPIGLIPVDSLYSPVRQVSYKVENARVGQELDYDKLSLTVETDGTVTPEDAVAYAARILQDQLTLFVHFEDGIPQPTTAMIGQAAEPQESDTNQLNRYLLKKVDELELSVRSANCLKNDNIIYIGDLVQKTEAEMLRTPNFGRKSLNEIKEVLSSMGLRLGMDIPGWPPENIEEMAKKLEQELLG; from the coding sequence ATGTCCGTCAACATTAAGAACTGGCAGGAACTCAAGAAACCCAATGTCCTTGATATCAAGGAATCCGGCGACAAGGCCCGCAAGGCAACCTTCGTGGCCGAACCGCTCGAGCGTGGCTTCGGCCTGACGCTCGGCAACGCTCTGCGCCGCGTGCTCCTGAGCTCGCTCCAGGGCGCCGCGATCACGTCGATCAAGATCGAAAACGTGCTGCACGAATTCAGCAGCCTCGCCGGCGTGCGCGAAGATGTGACCGACATCGTGCTCAACGTTAAGCAGATCGCGCTGAAGATGGAAGGCGAAGGCATGAAGCGCCTGCAGCTTTCGGCCACCGGCCCGGGCGAAGTAAAGGCTGGCGACATCGCCGTTTCGGGCGACATCGAGGTCATGAACAAGGACCTCGTGATCTGCCATCTCGACGAAGGCGCCACGCTCAACATGGAGCTGACCGCCGACACTGGTAAGGGCTACCGCCCGGCCGTCATGAACCGCCCGGCCGATGCACCGATCGGTCTCATCCCGGTCGACAGCCTGTACTCCCCGGTCCGCCAGGTTAGCTACAAGGTCGAGAATGCCCGCGTCGGCCAGGAGCTCGACTACGACAAGCTCTCGCTGACCGTCGAGACCGACGGTACGGTCACTCCGGAAGACGCCGTGGCCTATGCCGCGCGCATCCTTCAGGATCAATTGACGCTGTTCGTCCACTTCGAAGACGGCATCCCGCAGCCGACCACGGCCATGATCGGCCAGGCCGCCGAGCCGCAGGAAAGCGACACCAACCAGCTCAACCGCTACCTTCTCAAGAAGGTCGATGAGTTGGAACTGTCGGTCCGTTCGGCGAACTGCCTCAAGAACGACAACATCATCTACATCGGCGACCTGGTCCAGAAGACCGAGGCCGAGATGCTCCGTACGCCGAACTTCGGCCGCAAGTCGCTCAACGAGATCAAGGAAGTCCTTTCCTCGATGGGCCTGCGCCTTGGCATGGACATCCCGGGCTGGCCGCCGGAAAACATCGAGGAAATGGCCAAGAAGCTCGAACAGGAGCTGCTGGGTTAA
- a CDS encoding dipeptidyl-peptidase 3 family protein: MRRALLPLLLASAACTPAATQTQVVSTAVPPPAATAEGYDLGAQYAKLAVIEMNPDTSFLTHEEREVVNLLIEASGYMDEIYLRQRGADLPQMREAISRNRRADRDLLLAMFDRNFGPWDEVAELHPFWGAEPMPEGAGFYPADLTREEFDAYLAANPDQREALTSPYTVVRRSADGFVAVPYSQAYREWLVPAARLLEQAAQRTSNPSLKRFLSLRAASFLTDDYFESEMAWMDLEGTPIEIAIGPYEVYTDRLYGTKTAFESFVTLRNPEESAALAKYKNYLRTMEENLPIPDQHKNFQRGFESPIAVADQVHGGGDNVPGTQTIAFNLPNDERVREAKGAKKVILANVLGAKYDRILAPMAEIVLTDAQSGLVMKKYMEANTLFHELSHSLGPGTITVDGRQTTVNEELRDQYSALEESKADVMGIWNILLMMEKGEIPAAEKPQLFSTYFTGLFRSMRFGTESAHGRGAKLQYGYLKQKGAFAWDEARQRYTVDYDRMEAGIRDLLNAQLMLQATGDYAGTKAFFDRYAVLDDAAASRFAAMSDIPVDIAPVYPDEV, translated from the coding sequence ATGCGCCGCGCCCTACTGCCCTTGCTGCTGGCCAGTGCCGCCTGCACCCCCGCCGCCACGCAAACGCAGGTCGTCTCGACCGCTGTGCCGCCTCCGGCCGCCACGGCCGAGGGATACGATCTGGGCGCGCAATACGCCAAGCTGGCGGTGATCGAAATGAATCCCGATACGTCCTTCCTGACGCACGAAGAGCGCGAGGTTGTCAATCTTTTGATCGAAGCTAGCGGCTATATGGACGAGATCTATCTGCGTCAGCGCGGGGCGGATCTGCCGCAAATGCGCGAGGCGATTTCGCGCAACCGCCGCGCCGATCGCGATCTTCTGCTGGCCATGTTCGATCGCAATTTCGGCCCTTGGGACGAGGTCGCCGAATTGCATCCCTTCTGGGGCGCTGAGCCGATGCCGGAAGGAGCCGGTTTCTACCCGGCAGACCTGACACGCGAGGAATTCGATGCGTATCTCGCGGCCAATCCCGATCAGCGCGAGGCACTCACCAGCCCCTATACGGTCGTCCGGCGCAGCGCGGACGGCTTCGTCGCCGTGCCCTATTCGCAGGCTTATCGCGAATGGCTGGTGCCCGCCGCGCGGCTGCTCGAACAGGCCGCGCAGCGGACCTCCAATCCCAGCCTCAAGCGCTTCCTCTCGCTGCGTGCGGCAAGCTTCCTGACCGACGATTACTTCGAAAGCGAAATGGCGTGGATGGACCTGGAGGGAACGCCGATCGAAATCGCGATCGGCCCCTACGAAGTCTATACCGACCGCCTCTATGGCACCAAGACCGCTTTCGAGAGCTTCGTCACACTGCGCAACCCGGAGGAAAGCGCGGCGCTGGCGAAGTACAAGAACTATCTGCGCACGATGGAGGAAAACCTCCCCATCCCGGATCAGCACAAGAATTTCCAGCGCGGCTTCGAAAGCCCGATCGCGGTGGCGGATCAGGTCCATGGCGGGGGCGACAACGTGCCGGGCACGCAAACCATCGCCTTCAACCTGCCCAATGACGAGCGGGTGCGCGAGGCCAAGGGGGCCAAGAAGGTCATTCTCGCCAATGTCCTGGGCGCGAAATACGACCGCATCCTGGCGCCCATGGCCGAAATCGTTTTGACCGATGCGCAATCCGGTCTGGTGATGAAGAAATACATGGAAGCGAACACGCTGTTTCATGAGCTGTCGCACAGCCTCGGGCCGGGCACGATCACTGTCGACGGGCGCCAGACCACGGTCAATGAAGAACTCAGGGATCAGTATTCGGCGCTGGAGGAGTCCAAGGCCGACGTCATGGGCATCTGGAACATCCTGCTGATGATGGAAAAAGGCGAGATCCCCGCAGCGGAAAAGCCGCAGCTTTTCTCGACCTATTTCACCGGCCTGTTCCGCTCAATGCGCTTCGGCACCGAAAGCGCGCATGGCAGGGGCGCCAAGCTGCAATACGGCTACCTGAAGCAGAAAGGAGCCTTCGCCTGGGACGAGGCGCGCCAGCGCTACACGGTCGATTACGACAGGATGGAAGCAGGCATACGCGACCTGCTCAACGCCCAGCTCATGTTGCAGGCGACCGGCGATTACGCGGGCACCAAGGCCTTTTTCGATCGCTATGCCGTGCTCGACGATGCGGCGGCCTCGCGCTTCGCCGCCATGTCGGATATTCCGGTCGATATCGCGCCGGTTTATCCCGACGAAGTATGA